A region of the Denitrificimonas caeni genome:
GGCTCAATTACCGCATCCGCAAAGCTGGCATGGGCACGGGCTTCAACTTCTTGACTGAGCTGCGGCCGCCAAGCCTGCGCCTCGGCTAAGATTGCTTGCGCAACAGACAATGCTGTTGCCGCCTCTTGCCCACCATAATGGTAGGTTCCCCACAAAGGTGCTGAGCAGTCCAACTGCTTTAATATTGCCAAGATCACCCGCGCAGCATCTTCTACCGGAGTAGGATTACCACGCCGATCATCGGCCATTTCCATCAACTCATGATCCTGTGCACGACGTAAAACACGCCCCAATACGCCTTCAGGACTGTCATCAAGCAGCCAACCAATACGCAACAACACGTGCTTGGAACACAAAGCACGAACACTTTGCTCCATACGCATCAACGCCTGCCCTCGCGGGCTGAGCGGCTTACACTCATTGGTTTCGTTATACGCAGTAGCACGTACACCATCAAATACGCGGTAGCTAGAAGGCTGTAAGAGGATGCAGTCGTAATGTTTACACAACTGCGCTAAGCGCTCGATGGCGCGCTCTTGCGGTATGAAATGTAAAGGATCAACGGCCCCTGCCTGAAACCAATCATAATAATAGGCAAGATTGATCACTGCATCAGGCCGCACTTCATCAATTAAGCTGGTTAAGCTGGCGGCATCCCAGGCACCTTTTTCCGGCCTAGGGGCCAGAAAAGAAATATCGTCTTCCGCACCTAGACGCACTAAAGCTTTTCCTAGCGCATTGCCACCACCCAGCAAAACCAAGCGTAATTGCATATCAGTTCCTCAGAATTATTATTATAAATTATGCTATCTGTTTAGAACGGGATGTCGTCGTCAAAGCTGTCGTAGTCTGGCGCTGGCTGCGCATCATGCTGCACGCTTGGTGCTGGGCGCTGCTGCTGTTGCGGCTGGCTTTGCGGTTGTTGCTGTGGCTGCGACTGTGGGCGTGAGACTGGCGCACGGCTAGCACCATCATTATCACCACGGCTATCCAACATTTGCATGGTGCCACCAATATCTACAATCACTTCTGTGGTGTAGCGCTTAACGCCATCTTTTTCCCACTCTCGGGTTTGCAGGCGGCCTTCGATATAAATTTTGGAACCTTTGCGCAAATACTGCCCAGCAATTTCAGCAATTTTTCCAAAAAATGTCACCCGGTGCCACTCAGTGCGCTCTTGCATCTGTCCGGTTTGCTTGTCACGCCAGCTATCACTGGTTGCTAAGGTTAAGTTGGTCACCGCATTGCCATTGGGCAAATAGCGTGTCTCTGGGTCGCCGCCCAAATTACCGATCAAAATTACTTTGTTAATTCCACGAGCCATATCATTCTCCAAACGGTCAGCACGCCAATGTATTAAAGGTAACCTTCAATAGCGGCACGATCTATAATTTGCGTGTCAAATTTCACATAAACAGCAGCTTCCTCTGCCACCAATACAGCTTCCATCACACCCGCTTGCGAGCTTAACGCCGTCAACCACTGTGTTTCTTGCAGAGCCACAGGGGATACCGGCAAACGCATGCTAGTTACATAAGGCGGCTCTTGCATATTAGCAGCAAAAACCAGCCAAAGTGCTGCAAGTGCAGCGCAGCTAGCAAAAACCACAGGTGCACCGCCCACGCTAAACAACCAGCCACCTAACATGCCACCCAAGGCTGCACCTAAAAACTGACTGGTTGAGTAGACGCCCATCGCCGTACCCTTAGCGCCTGCGGGTGCTATTTTACTGATCAAAGAAGGCAGCGTTGCCTCAAGCAAATTAAAAGCAGTAAAGAACACTATGGTACCAATCACCAATAGGATTAAACCGTGCCCGAACCACCAAAAAAACAATTCACTAAACAGTAAAACACTGATGGCACCAAGAAACACGCGCTTCATTTTGCGCTTTTTTTCAGCATAGATAATAAAGGGCAGCATGGCAAAAAAGCCGACAAAAAGCGCGACCAAATACACCCACCAGTGCTCCTCTTTAGGCAAGCCACCCTGCTCAACTAAAGCCAAAGGCAGTGCAATAAAGCTGGCCATAAGCAAGGCATGCAACACGAAGATGCCCAAATCTAAGCGCAACAAAGCACCATTACGCAAAATTCCGGCAAACGCTGACGGAGCCACCCCAGCCTCACGATTTTGCAGTTGCACGGTGGGCTTGGGGACAACAAAAGCAATGATAAAGATACCTAAGATTGCCATCGCCGCAGTAAACCAGAACAATCCAGACAAACCAAAGCCGCGAGTCACCAACGGTCCAACCACCATAGCAACCGCAAAAGAAATGCCGATACTGATCCCAATCATGGCCATGGCTTTGGTGCGATTTTGCTCGCGGGTTAAGTCCGAGAGCAGCGCCATTACTGCTGCAGAAATAGCCCCAGCCCCTTGTAAAACACGCCCAGCAATGACGCCCCAAACTGAGTCAGACATCCCCGCCACCACACTGCCGGCGGCAAAGATTAATAAACCTAGATAAATAATCGGTAAGCGGCCAAAGCGATCCGAAAGCATACCAAACGGAATTTGTAACGCCGCCTGAGTTAAACCATAAGCACCAATGGCCAGTCCTAATAAAAAAGGTGTGGCGCCAGATAGGTCTTGCCCATAGGTCACCAAGACCGGCAACACCATAAACATGCCCAGCATACGAAAGGCAAATACCGATGATAAGCCACCGGCAGCGCGACGCTCCTGAGCATTCATTGCGTCACTATTATGATCGTGCATAACACCTCCCCAATTTAGAGGCGCAATTCTATCAGGCAGAAGACTTTGCCGCAGCCTCCCTCTAACCCGTATACTCAACTGTTTACGCTCGCAACGCGGGGAATTCAGTGGATACCATAGTAGTTCGTGGGGCTCGCACCCATAATTTAAAAAATATTGATATCGATTTACCGCGCAACAAGCTGATTGTAATCACCGGCCTGTCTGGCTCAGGTAAATCTTCATTAGCCTTTGACACGCTTTATGCCGAAGGC
Encoded here:
- a CDS encoding MFS transporter; translation: MHDHNSDAMNAQERRAAGGLSSVFAFRMLGMFMVLPVLVTYGQDLSGATPFLLGLAIGAYGLTQAALQIPFGMLSDRFGRLPIIYLGLLIFAAGSVVAGMSDSVWGVIAGRVLQGAGAISAAVMALLSDLTREQNRTKAMAMIGISIGISFAVAMVVGPLVTRGFGLSGLFWFTAAMAILGIFIIAFVVPKPTVQLQNREAGVAPSAFAGILRNGALLRLDLGIFVLHALLMASFIALPLALVEQGGLPKEEHWWVYLVALFVGFFAMLPFIIYAEKKRKMKRVFLGAISVLLFSELFFWWFGHGLILLVIGTIVFFTAFNLLEATLPSLISKIAPAGAKGTAMGVYSTSQFLGAALGGMLGGWLFSVGGAPVVFASCAALAALWLVFAANMQEPPYVTSMRLPVSPVALQETQWLTALSSQAGVMEAVLVAEEAAVYVKFDTQIIDRAAIEGYL
- a CDS encoding single-stranded DNA-binding protein, which encodes MARGINKVILIGNLGGDPETRYLPNGNAVTNLTLATSDSWRDKQTGQMQERTEWHRVTFFGKIAEIAGQYLRKGSKIYIEGRLQTREWEKDGVKRYTTEVIVDIGGTMQMLDSRGDNDGASRAPVSRPQSQPQQQPQSQPQQQQRPAPSVQHDAQPAPDYDSFDDDIPF
- a CDS encoding sugar nucleotide-binding protein, with amino-acid sequence MQLRLVLLGGGNALGKALVRLGAEDDISFLAPRPEKGAWDAASLTSLIDEVRPDAVINLAYYYDWFQAGAVDPLHFIPQERAIERLAQLCKHYDCILLQPSSYRVFDGVRATAYNETNECKPLSPRGQALMRMEQSVRALCSKHVLLRIGWLLDDSPEGVLGRVLRRAQDHELMEMADDRRGNPTPVEDAARVILAILKQLDCSAPLWGTYHYGGQEAATALSVAQAILAEAQAWRPQLSQEVEARAHASFADAVIEPQHGVLDTRKITHTFGIKPRAWRTGLSDLLDSYYRNV